From a single Raphanus sativus cultivar WK10039 chromosome 3, ASM80110v3, whole genome shotgun sequence genomic region:
- the LOC108847618 gene encoding axial regulator YABBY 1 isoform X2 — translation MSMSSMSSPSSAVFSPEHLSPSDHLCYVQCNFCETILAVSVPYTSMFKTVTVRCGCCTNLLSVNMRSAGLPASNQLQLQLGPHSYFNTQNILEELRDAPSNMNMMVMNQHPNMNDIPSFMNIHQQHEIPKAPPVNRPPEKRQRVPSAYNRFIKEEIQRIKAGNPDISHREAFSAAAKNWAHFPHIHFGLAPDNQPVKKTNMPQQEGEDNVGMKEGFYAPAANIGVAPY, via the exons ATGTCTATGTCGTCTATGTCTTCTCCTTCCTCAGCTGTTTTTTCGCCAGAGCACCTCTCTCCTTCCGACCATCTCTGCTATGTCCAATGCAACTTTTGTGAGACAATTCTTGCG GTTAGTGTTCCTTACACAAGCATGTTCAAGACCGTAACCGTCCGATGCGGTTGCTGTACTAATCTTCTATCTGTGAACATGAGATCGGCTGGCCTCCCAGCTTCTAACCAGCTGCAGCTCCAGCTTGGTCCTCACTCTTACTTCAATACCCAGAATATTCTG GAGGAGCTGAGAGATGCACCATCAAACATGAACATGATGGTGATGAATCAACATCCGAATATGAATGACATACCGTCTTTCATGAATATTCATCAACAACATGAGATTCCTAAAGCACCACCCGTTAACCGCC CTCCAGAGAAAAGACAGAGAGTCCCATCCGCATATAACCGATTTATCAa GGAGGAGATCCAACGTATCAAAGCTGGTAATCCTGATATAAGCCACAGAGAAGCCTTTAGTGCTGCTGCCAAGAAT TGGGCCCACTTCCCTCACATACACTTCGGACTAGCACCAGACAATCAACCCGTGAAGAAAACCAACATGCCCCAACAG GAGGGGGAGGATAACGTGGGGATGAAAGAAGGGTTCTACGCTCCTGCGGCTAACATTGGTGTGGCTCCTTACTAA
- the LOC108847618 gene encoding axial regulator YABBY 1 isoform X1 — MSMSSMSSPSSAVFSPEHLSPSDHLCYVQCNFCETILAVSVPYTSMFKTVTVRCGCCTNLLSVNMRSAGLPASNQLQLQLGPHSYFNTQNILEELRDAPSNMNMMVMNQHPNMNDIPSFMNIHQQHEIPKAPPVNRRKMLVSFSFLFAPEKRQRVPSAYNRFIKEEIQRIKAGNPDISHREAFSAAAKNWAHFPHIHFGLAPDNQPVKKTNMPQQEGEDNVGMKEGFYAPAANIGVAPY, encoded by the exons ATGTCTATGTCGTCTATGTCTTCTCCTTCCTCAGCTGTTTTTTCGCCAGAGCACCTCTCTCCTTCCGACCATCTCTGCTATGTCCAATGCAACTTTTGTGAGACAATTCTTGCG GTTAGTGTTCCTTACACAAGCATGTTCAAGACCGTAACCGTCCGATGCGGTTGCTGTACTAATCTTCTATCTGTGAACATGAGATCGGCTGGCCTCCCAGCTTCTAACCAGCTGCAGCTCCAGCTTGGTCCTCACTCTTACTTCAATACCCAGAATATTCTG GAGGAGCTGAGAGATGCACCATCAAACATGAACATGATGGTGATGAATCAACATCCGAATATGAATGACATACCGTCTTTCATGAATATTCATCAACAACATGAGATTCCTAAAGCACCACCCGTTAACCGCCGTAAGATGCTAGTTTCCTTCTCATTTCTCTTTG CTCCAGAGAAAAGACAGAGAGTCCCATCCGCATATAACCGATTTATCAa GGAGGAGATCCAACGTATCAAAGCTGGTAATCCTGATATAAGCCACAGAGAAGCCTTTAGTGCTGCTGCCAAGAAT TGGGCCCACTTCCCTCACATACACTTCGGACTAGCACCAGACAATCAACCCGTGAAGAAAACCAACATGCCCCAACAG GAGGGGGAGGATAACGTGGGGATGAAAGAAGGGTTCTACGCTCCTGCGGCTAACATTGGTGTGGCTCCTTACTAA